From Mastacembelus armatus chromosome 13, fMasArm1.2, whole genome shotgun sequence, one genomic window encodes:
- the pglyrp5 gene encoding peptidoglycan recognition protein 5: MDSKVNVISRLQWGAAAPKQKDKLKGSAQRVVIHHTALPSFKGLTECKNQLVSIQRIHVKERGFDDIGYNFLVGGDGTLFEGRGWGVVGAHTKGHNHDSLGIAFMGNFNNDTPSKEAISSVKKLLQSGVSQGFLRQDFVLLGHRDLGSTECPGEKLYAALPKLREVK, encoded by the exons ATGGACTCAAAAG TGAACGTCATTTCGAGGCTGCAGTGGGGAGCAGCGGCCCCAAAACAGAAGGACAAGCTGAAAGGCTCTGCACAGAGAGTTGTCATACACCACACTGCCCTCCCCAGCTTTAAAGGCTTGACCGAGTGTAAGAACCAGCTTGTCAGCATTCAGAGAATCCATGTGAAAGAAAGAGGCTTCGATGACATTGGATATAA TTTTCTTGTCGGAGGAGATGGCACGTTGTTTGAGGGCCGTGGCTGGGGTGTGGTTGGGGCACATACCAAAGGCCACAATCATGACTCATTGGGGATTGCCTTCATGGGAAACTTCAACA atgacacaccaagcAAAGAGGCAATTTCTTCAGTGAAAAAGCTACTGCAGTCTGGGGTTTCCCAGGGCTTTTTACGTCAAGACTTTGTTCTGTTAGGCCACAGAGATCTGGGAAGCACAGAATGTCCAGGAGAAAAACTTTATGCTGCACTGCCAAAACTGAGAGAAGTTAAGTAA
- the polr2i gene encoding DNA-directed RNA polymerase II subunit RPB9, which translates to MDLDGGNYEPGFVGIRFCQECNNMLYPKEDKENRVLLYACRNCDYQQEADNSCIYVNKITHEVDELTQIIADVSQDPTLPRTEDHPCPKCGHKEAVFFQSHSMKAEDAMRLYYVCTAPHCGHRWTE; encoded by the exons ATGGATTTAGACGGTGGAAACTACGAGCCGGGGTTTGTTGGGATACGGTTTTGTCAGGAATG TAACAACATGTTATACCCtaaagaagacaaagagaaCCGGGTCCTGCTTTATGCG TGCAGGAATTGTGACTACCAACAAGAGGCAGACAACAGCTGCATCTACGTCAATAAGATCACCCATGAGGTTGA TGAACTCACACAAATCATTGCTGATGTATCTCAGGATCCAACACTACCAAGGACAGAGGACCACCCCTGTCCCAA ATGTGGTCACAAGGAGGCAGTGTTCTTCCAGTCTCACAGTATGAAGGCTGAG GATGCAATGAGACTGTATTACGTCTGCACAGCCCCTCACTGTGGACACCGATGGACAGAGTAA